Genomic window (Kwoniella dendrophila CBS 6074 chromosome 1, complete sequence):
gaagagagagaagtTATCCCCACATTGAAGGTGAGTATGGTGGATTTTATTATTGATCAACATCCACATTTAGCTAACCCTACTGTTTAACTGTTTGGTGTCGGCTTGATTCCATGGTCACCTTTGAACAGAGGATTCTTATCTAGACCTTGGAATGCAGAAGAGACTGTTAGAGTTAAGACAGATACAAATTATAAAGGTCGAGGAACTGATAAACCTGATGAATCAAGAAAAGCTATAAATGAAAGAGTTGAAGAAATCGCTAAGAAAAAAGGAGTTAGTATGGCTCAAGTTGCTTTAGCTTGGGTTTTAGCAAATGATGCTGTCACAGCACCTATTATAGGTACTACGAAATTGGATAGTTTGAAGGAGCTTATCGGTGAGTCATATCTGATGCGAATTGGGACTGCGAATTGATGCTAATGAGATTTGATTTCTCATATTCGATAGGCGCTCTTGACGTAAAACTCACACCTGAAGAGAAAGCTTATATTGATGAGCCGTATACTCCAAGGAACATTGTATGTGTACCATTTGTCTCGTTCTCCAAACGTATGGCCGACCTTGGCTGATCTGTTATTTGTTAGATTGGTCACACTTAGAATGGGGATTAAATCAGGATTATCAGTGATATTTCGGCGCTGTTAAGTCACCTTGAATAGTTAAAAACGATTTGCACCTTGATCACTACTATGCATGGGTAAACTGAATCTCTGATTGCTTTTGATGGTTGATAAGGAGATGAGATAATTTCAGTTCTTTCGAGCCCAGCAGTCTTTTCATGTTGGTCATCGAGGTATCTTTCTAGATGACACTCTCAAAAGATATACAGAGGTCGACATGCACATTAATTTTATTGGTGTAGAGAAGGGGAGATAGGTGGGATAGAGGTGGGTGGATACGCGAATAACGcaaaaaagaaggaagaaaagcAGTTTGAGGAATAGCTGCAAAGATAATCCCATCATCCCAGAATGTAAAGAAGTCAACCTTGTCCTTTCTCCGACGGAAAGGTCAATTGATGGTATGTCGCGACCGGTGAATCCGGATGATGTTTTTACTGTATTCTGCCGAGAACAAAGCTATAGTATATCATTACGGCCATCGTCGTACTGGGTGAATGCGGCCCGTTTTATCCTTAGATAAGGCACTCAAAAGACGCTACCTATTCACACGGCTATTATTGGTGCTCTCATAAAGCTTGGTAGAGGTGAGCTCATCTTGCTTATCAAGCTCATTTGGGAATCGAGCTTTTTACCGGCTTTTCGATTTAAGCGAAATTCCAGATTGACTTGTCCGTAATGCTTTTGCTCCACACCATTCTTACTCGGGCATGGAGGAAACTGAGACGTTCTCAGGATGAGAAACGTAAGCACCTAAAAGTATACACCGTCTGCTACCGTATTCCCTTTGAATGTAAAAACGGTATGATGAAAAACCGAGCGGCATTACGCCAAGAATCAAGGGTTATTTTTAACTTTCATCACATGATCATGCCCCTCCGGGGTTCCCACTCATTTACCGACGGTTTCCTTGATATGAAATTACAGTAGTTAGTGGATTTTAGACGTTCTTTGCTTTCATGTGAAATTCTATCAAGACCTAGGAGCGTTCGTTGATTCGTTCCTTGTTAAATTTGTAAACGCTGTACCCAATAGGAGAGTACTGAAAGATATGCAAATTACCGGTGCTATGTCGATCCGtagatcttcttctgagGATTTGTACttaaatctgataaaccCCCAAAAACGATCCCTTCACCCCTCTTCcggttttttttttatacCTATATCGACATCACTGTAGATAGACATTGAGATATTTTAAGCATCATGAGCGTAGATATCGATAAGAAACAGGAGATTCAAcatgttgaagatggtgttcGATCAATCAACGATGACAGTAACCCGATTGCCTATATTCCGggaacagatgaagaaaagcGATTAGTTCGCAAGATCGATAGACACTTACTACCAATGTTATGGATCATGTATGTTTTCAATTATTTGGATCGTACCAATATTGGTGTAAGtatctttcctttttgtGTTCTGTTGACGCGGTACATACAGGAACATTTTTATAGTACAGCTGAAAAGTGGCACGTTTGTACCATTACGTCCTTCCGTCCTGATTGCTGATTTTTATTTGTATTTCTGTTTGAGTAGAATGCCAAAGTTGGTGGTATGCAAAAAGATCTCAAGCTCACCTCGTCAGACTATTCTTTGGTTTTGTCAATCTTCTTTGTCGTAAGTATGCAAACCCTCAGAAAAAAATGCTGATGAGAATTCAGGGTTATTTGCTCAACGAGGTACCTTGTAATATGATTTTATCCCGGTCTAAGCCTAGTATCTTTTTACCTACTGTCATGGTCTTGTGGGGCAGCATGTCTATAGGGTGCCGGGGAGTTAATTCGCTGGGAGGCATGGTTGCTTTTCGATTGGTACTTGGTCTGGTCGAAGCAGGTTTCTTGTAAGTTATGCTTACCTATTACAGTTGAGTCACTTTCGCAAAATCTAATTTCCTACTTTCCGTTGCAGCCCGGGTGTTATGCTTTTATTGTCTTGTTGGTACAAGGTAAGCTTTACCTTATAATGTGATGTTAATGTACTGAAGATGACTTCTAGCCTGCCGAGTTATCAAAACGTGTCGCTTTATTCTATACCGCATCTTTGGTTAGTGGTGCTTTTGGAGGCTTACTAGCGGGAGGTATAATTGATGGacttgaaggtaaaggtaatacaAGAGGGTGGAAATGGTATGTGTGATTTGTAACTATAATTACTCCTTAGTGAATCTAAGTTTGTTTCTGTGATCATGTCTAGGcttttcatcatcgaagGATTGATTACCGTAGTAATCGCAGTTGTGGCATACtttgttttacctaattatccaacaacaacaaaatggtTATCTGAATCCGAGAAACGATTAGCTGTAGCTAGATTATCAACAGGTcatgaagaaggttcagaCATGTCACACAAACAAGCTTTCATTATTGCTTTGAAAGATCCAAAAACATACGTGGGTTGTTTCGTATTTCAATGCAAATGTTGTAATAAGGCTAATCTCGTTGTTTCCCCTTGTATTTCCCCACTGTAGGTCTTTATGATTATTTACAACATAATCAACTCAGTTGGAACCATATCATACTTCTTCCCTACATTGATGACTTCTTTAAGTTATACAGGAAGAAAGGCTCAATGTGAGTCATCTTGAACTATCCCGTTGAATCGAGGCTGAATCTAACTGTTCTTCCTTTTGCCTTTTTTCGTCACTTCTAGTTATGACGGTTCCCATTTATTGTGTCGCTCTGTGTATCTCTGTGGCCTTTGGATATAGTGCAGATAGAACACAGCAGAAAGCTTATCATGCATTTGCAGCCTGTTGTTTGAGTACAGTTTGTTTTATCATTGTGGCAGTGGCAAAAAACAACGCGGTTAGGTGAGAAAATCCCATTTTTTCGATTTTCCCGTCTTCTATCATCGCTTACTTCCCCATTTTTTTTTGCTGATTCTTTtagatatacctttatctgTCTCGGATCAAGTGGTATATGGTCAGTTATTCCCCTATTATTGAGTTGGATAGTCACAATGTTTTCTGGGAGGGAGAATAGGGCGATTTCGATCGCGATTATAAATGGGATTGGCAACCTCTCGTCGATATATGGAAGTTTCTTTTGGCCAGCTTCAGATAGTCCAAGATACGTTAAAGGCTTCTCAATTACGACTTCTTTGattggtgtaggtggtctAATGATTCTAGCTGCAAGATGGAAATACTACGATAGAGGCTTTGCCGCAATTCCGAAAAGATAAACTACTGTAATCTCCGTTTTTGTACAAAGCGATCCCAGGATTTTCCCCGATTCTCTTTGTAATTTTTTGCCTCCATACTCAGGGTTTGTATCTGTGTGCTCAATCCCCTACAAAAATCTCAggtttatcaattgatgCATGCACAcgaaattgatcaaatgcAACAAACAGTATAGGTTTTGTTCATTAATGGGAAATGAGTGCCACATGTGTGATGGGACTGAACTAGCGCGCGCGCACAATTGCTATTAAACTAAATATAGTTTTGTAATGGAAAAACATCCTTTCACCATTTATTTCTCGAGCTGAGATCGTCCAAGTCAGTGCATGCTTGACAATGAAACCCTTTGAATGGTGCAAGCCTGGAATCAATATGCATAAACATTCTGAATAGAGTACAAGGCAATAATTAATATACAGAATCTCTTATCCCTCCTTCAAGTCAGTCAAAAACATGAATAACTGTCATTGCATGAGAGGTTTTCTGCCTGACTGCTTACGACACAACAAAGTGATGAATACACCTTATAAAAAGGGATGACGCGAGTTCAGGTTCATAATAGAATACACATGTATATCCATCTAACTCGTCTTACCACAAGTTGGAACGGCAAACTCCATGTACATACAAGAATCTACTCTACTCATATCGAATGTGCACGAGGCAGAGTCAAATCATTATACCCAATTGATAGTGCCcttatttttaccttcaccaaccTCATTACTTCCGACCCAAAATCTCTCTAGAACTTTCGGTAGATCTAcaccatcatattcatcCAATTCTTTACCTTCGTCAGATGTCTTGAATCTAATTCCATTTTCAATCAAAGCCACTATCAATCTAGGTATAGCAGCTGCTGTACCATTCAAAGTATGTGCGAAAGGTAATGGTCCATTATGTATTTGTTGTTCTGATGGTGTTGACAGCAGAGAATTatcacttgatgaagatgaagggaAAGAAGTAGGTGATGGTCGATACGTTATTGATAGTCTACGTGATTGATAGGATGTACAGTTCGATGTTGATGTGATCTAATCCCAAATACTCGTAAAGTCAGTGCTTCATACTAGGATAAATACTATCTGAATTTCCAACAGATATAGCTCACCTCTCCCCATTTACCTCTTCCAGGCATCCAAGCTTCCATATCATACTTCCTATATGCCGAAGCGCCTAATTCTTCAGTTGGCATATCTAGCACTCTACAATTTATTTGTGAAAGCGGGGTTAGCTAAATAGAATCTCTTTTTCTGCTTTGATCAAGCAGGAATATAGATACGAATTATTCCGAGATACTCACCTAACTGTCAGACCTAATCCTTCCACAATCTCTTTTTGAACATTCCTAATTTCTTCCATCATTTGttcactttgattttcagatGTAACAGAaaataattcaacttttgtaAATTGATGTACTCTATATAAACCTCTTGTATCTGAACCTCTTGCACCAGCTTCTGCTCTAAAagctttacctacaccaacgatttttttaggtaaatcttcttcattaaatAATCGATTAGCAAATAAACCTGCTAAAGGAATTTCTGATGTACCTGCTAAACATAATTTAGGTTCATCTTGTTTATGTGATTGTAGATGATAAGTTTGAGTTGAAGgatttgaagctgaatctcTAGGTTGAAAACCACATCGCcaagctaaatcttctttaattATATCAGGTGGTATAACTACTCTAAAACCGTTTTTTATCGCTATTGATAAAGAATAATTTATCAATGATTGttctaataaagctaatacaCCTTTTAAATATGGCCAAGAAGATCCTgtagaatttgatgatgcttCATTATCTAACAATTCATAATAGTTTGAGAAGTTCACATGATCTCTTTTAGTTTCTATACTACCTCCATCTATATTCAGTTCTTTCTGTAAAGAGGATGAGTTGGGACCTAGATATTCTATTATTTTAGCATTCTCTTCTGAACCTATAGGTGAATCTTGATGTGAAAAATTAGGTAACAATAAACttaattctaataattcattttcagtttcatttaaattgatttcatattcttttatcttctttttcagttttttTGCttgttcttttaattcttcaccaTGAGAATTATTTGAACCTATTATACCTGATTTAATCAATGAACcgatttctttttgttttgatcttatagttgataatttttgtaataaaatcaattgagTTTCACGTAATCTACTTAAATGTAATAAATGATCAGGttttaaaggtgattttctACGTATAGCATTTAATGTTGTATATCCAGGATCATTCAATAATGAATTATAATCTAATCTTGGTTTTGGTAGTGTGGATGAtgagagagaagaagaagatgcgGATGGTTgggaggatgaagaaggtttaggtgttgtTGGAGGAGAAGGGGCAGAAGGCTTGACACCTATTAGAGGTCCTTTTAACGATACTTGAGTAGCATATTGTCGAGCTTTGAACGATCAAAGTGGAAGTGAAGATCGATCAGCAACAGAGCAGGAAACGTCGTCTTGAAGCAAGTTTCTTACCTTGCAATATCCTTTTCACGCTATGTGGTCGCATTTGTGTTTGTGCTGATGAGCTGACTAGTTAGTGTTGATGATCCAAGGATATGGAGGTCTCTTAAAATCTGGTTCAATATGAGCAGTagcaatttcaacttttggAATCGCGATGGAGGTAACGAATAAGCGGGATGTTCCGGTCTATCTCCTCCTCTGCCCTCTTTGCTGTTTGATAATgcatatctatatatctattcaACCTTGCTAGGAACTTTTAACTGACTTTGTTGTTGGGCTTGACATCACACCATATGCATGTAGCTCTGGTAGGATGGCAAGTGAAGAGCAACAGCATTGGTCGATCAAATCTGTCTCAATAACTGGAATGTCTCGTGTATTTTGACATGAAATGTTTCACTTGCCGCATTATAACCGCAAGTAGAAAGATATATTGTGATAGGGTATGTAACGTGTCTCTTTCCCCCTTTTTATATACACTTAACATCTTTTGTCGTGAGAAAGTAAACTGAGGGGAAAGGGAGATCTGAACTCTTTTTATATCCGAATCATCTTTCAATGGATGTACAGTAGAATAGAGTAATGGTATTTCCTTTGTGTAAAAGTATATCAAACTCTATCGCCATAAAGATTACTACAAATTATCCTTGTTACCAGATCTGttttttggttgtttttTTCCTATTGATCGAGTGATCGACACAATAGACAGAATTGCAAAAACACAAAACGGCATCATCAATTATAGCTAAAAGTTTATCCTTTATCCTTAATAAGTACTCAgatctcttttttttcctttcgGTCCTTTATTTGCGATACTCTATACATACTTGTCTAAAACACTAGACCAAAGTTATCTAATGTTCGATAGTTGATCATTGTAAACCATATATGTAATCCTTCCATAATATCTATCTTTTATAAGAATAAAATAACCATAAAGAAAGGTAGTATAGCGTAGTACGTGGGATCGTCCTACTACTATAAGGGGAAACTAGAAGATCTACCAAGTTACCACAATTCCCCatttaaacttgattttaCGGCACTATCTTATGGTATCATCAATTCGAGAAAATCAAGCATAAAAACGAAAACTATCACAGGTTTTATCATTTTGCTTCCAGACAAACAATTATACAACCATAACAACATCAAGTACTTCAATTTATCGTTATTTTATACATATGTTGTACTCTATGTTTAGGTGAgaattcaacaacaatctatATATAACTCATCCGCGACATACCTACCTTAATCT
Coding sequences:
- a CDS encoding serine-tRNA ligase, with amino-acid sequence MRPHSVKRILQARQYATQVSLKGPLIGVKPSAPSPPTTPKPSSSSQPSASSSSLSSSTLPKPRLDYNSLLNDPGYTTLNAIRRKSPLKPDHLLHLSRLRETQLILLQKLSTIRSKQKEIGSLIKSGIIGSNNSHGEELKEQAKKLKKKIKEYEINLNETENELLELSLLLPNFSHQDSPIGSEENAKIIEYLGPNSSSLQKELNIDGGSIETKRDHVNFSNYYELLDNEASSNSTGSSWPYLKGVLALLEQSLINYSLSIAIKNGFRVVIPPDIIKEDLAWRCGFQPRDSASNPSTQTYHLQSHKQDEPKLCLAGTSEIPLAGLFANRLFNEEDLPKKIVGVGKAFRAEAGARGSDTRGLYRVHQFTKVELFSVTSENQSEQMMEEIRNVQKEIVEGLGLTVRVLDMPTEELGASAYRKYDMEAWMPGRGKWGEITSTSNCTSYQSRRLSITYRPSPTSFPSSSSSDNSLLSTPSEQQIHNGPLPFAHTLNGTAAAIPRLIVALIENGIRFKTSDEGKELDEYDGVDLPKVLERFWVGSNEVGEGKNKGTINWV